A window from Neoarius graeffei isolate fNeoGra1 chromosome 14, fNeoGra1.pri, whole genome shotgun sequence encodes these proteins:
- the LOC132897810 gene encoding cytochrome c oxidase subunit 7A-related protein, mitochondrial encodes MYYKFSGLTQRLTGSVSSSAYSPQGLRSSAPSETSPLIFATPTKVISESGVSPEYMGANRVPDLQRIFQASDGVPVHLKRGVPDRLLYRTTMALTVGGALYCLVALYIAAQPKNK; translated from the exons ATGTATTATAAATTTAGCGGTTTAACTCAGAGACTAACGGGATCTGTGTCATCTTCGGCCTACAGTCCACAG GGTTTAAGGTCAAGTGCACCCTCTGAAACCTCTCCATTGATCTTTGCTACCCCAACCAAAGTGATTTCTGAATCTGGAGTGTCTCCAGAATACATGGGTGCCAACAGGGTTCCAGATCTCCAGAGGATATTTCAG GCATCAGATGGGGTCCCGGTGCACCTTAAACGCGGTGTTCCTGACCGGCTCCTGTACAGAACCACCATGGCTTTAACTGTCGGAGGTGCTCTGTACTGTTTGGTGGCTCTTTACATAGCTGCACAGCCTAAGAATAAGTAA